The Deltaproteobacteria bacterium genome segment GATGGCGAGTGACGGCGGCGGCAGGTGGACCGAGTGGCTGGTCGCGATCGCCGGCGCGCTCGGGTTCAACAAGGTGCGCGTTCGGTGGAAGCTGCAACGCATCGGCACCCGCTGGCGGCGGTTCGTCCGCCGAAGCGAGCAACGCGCCAACCACGTGCGCTACGCCCACAAGACGTGCACGGCGTGCGGTTCGGTGCAGGACCGCGATGCGGAGGCATGTTCGCGCTGCGGCGAGCGGCTCGGGCGACGCGGCTGGCAGGTGCTCGAGCGGATCGGCGTGCACGCGCCGGCGCTGCTGTCGACCAGCACGTGGATCGCCGGGCTGTGCGCGCTGGCGTACGTCGGTCTGGTGGTGGACGGCGGCGGCGGGCTGGCGTCGGTGGACTGGATGGTGCTGTTCCGCCACGGCGGCCAGTATCCACCGGCGGTCGACGCGGGCGAGTACTGGCGGTTGCTCACCGCGCTGTTCCTGCACGCCGGGATCTGGCACATCGGCTTCAACCTGGTCGCGCTGGCGATCGTCGCGCCCCACGTCGAGGAGCTGTACGGCGACGCCGCGATCGCGACGGTGTTCGTCGCCGGCGGCCTCGCGGCGAGCGCCGCCTCGTGGCAAATCGGCGGCGCGATGAGCGTCGGTGCGTCGGGCGCGGTCATGGCGCTGATCGGGCTCGCGGCCGCCGCGGGCCACCGCGAGGGGACGTCCGCGGGCCGTCGCATCCGCAACGACATGCTCAAGTGGCTGCTGTACACGACGCTGTTCGGGCTGATGATGGGCGCCGACCACGCGGCGCACTTCGGCGGCTTCGCGGCGGGCGGTGCGCTCGGCCTCGCGGTGCGGCCGGCGGCTGTGCGGACGCGCCGCGGCCGGGCGGTGTCGCGCGCGCTCGGCGTCGCATGCGCCGCCGTCGCCGCGGTCGGAGCCTACTGGACGTGGCGGCCGCCGGCGAGCCGCTACCTGGCGGCGATCGAGCGCGACGCGGCCGCTGAGGTGGCGCGAGTCGTCGGCGACCTGCGCTCGCGGTGCGACGGCGGCGCGAGCGGCTCCGGCGAGCCGCGCGACGGCGCCGCGGGCGCGCCGGACGCGCCCGGCGGTGGCCGCGATCCGGCGTGCGACGAACTCGACGCGCTGCGCCGCAAGTGCCGCTACGACGTCGGCGACTTCCTGCCGCCGGACAGTCCGCCCGAACTGCACGCGTTCTACGAGGGCGTGTGCGACGTGTTGCGCGACGGCCGCGACCGCGGCGACGGCCGATGACCTGCGGCGAGCGGCGTCGCGCCTCTGCTATCCTCGCCGCGAGTGGGCGACGCCACGGAGCACAGTGACTCGCGCGCGCCGCGCGGCGGCGACCCGCCGCTCGCGTTCAAGCGGCTGTTCGTCGTCCCCGGCGTCGCGATCACGTTGGCCGAGGCCGCCGCCGTCGTGTGGCCGGCGCTCGCGCTGTTCGACCTGCCGCCGGAGGTCCGCGCGCCCCTGTCGCGCGCGGCCATTCCGTTGGCCGCCGGCGCCCTCGCCATCTGGTTTGCGTCGATCGCCGCGTGGCTGCACCCGGTGCAGCGCGCGGTCGCCGTGCGCCGCCGCGGCGAACCGCTGCCGAAGCCGCTGGCCTCGCGCGCGTACCGCGCGACGTTTCGCGCGCCGCTGCGCGTGTTGCTGTTGCGCGTCGGGCTGTGGGCGGTCGTGTCGGCGATCGCGGGCGCAGCGCTCGTGCGCGCCGGCGCGTGGGGACCGCGGGACGTCGGCCATCTGGTCGGCATGGTGTGTTTGCACGCGTTCGCCGTCAATCTCGGGCGCGCCGCGTGGTACGGCGCCATCTTGCGCAGCGTGCGCGAGCGCCTGTTTCCCGAGGCGACGCGCATGCGCGTGTTCGCCGACGGCTACTTCGGCCGGCTGGCGCTCGTCGCGCTCGGTGTCGCCGGCGGCGCGTCGGCCGCGGCGTCCGCGTTCGTCTATTTTTTCGTCCGCTTGCCGCGCGAACAGTTCCTCGAACTGCAGGCGCTGTTGCCGCTCGGCGTCGGCGGCGCGACGGCCGCGCTGGTCGGCCTGGCGCGTTACTGGACGCGGCCGATCGACCGCTATCTGCGCGACGACGGCGGCGAGCCGACCCGCGTGTACCGGCGCGCGCAAGAGCTGCCGTATCGACTCGCGCTCGCGACGATCGGGTTGTGGGCTGCCGCCGCCGCCGCGATCACGGTCACCGCCCGCTACACGATGGATCTCGACAGCGACGACGCCGTGTTGCTGTTTGGCGTCACCGTCGTGCTCGCCGTAGGCGCCGCGCTCTACCAGGCCTTGTGGCACCGCGAGACGATGCGACCGCTGCTCGCGCACCTCACGGTGCGCCATCGGCTGCCGCTGCGGCGCCTGCGGTCGTCGCTGTCGCTGCGGGCGAAGCTGCTGACGTCGTTCGGCGGTGTGGTCGCGTTCGCGTGCGGGCTGGCGCTGCTGTGGGGATTCATCCAGTACAAGAACTTGGTCACCGGATTCGTCGGCCGGCAGGCTGAACTCGGCATGGCGTGGTTGCGGTCGGAGGTGCAGGCGGCGATCGCGAGCGCGGCCGAACCGCCCACGCCGGCAGCGGTCGAGCGGGTATTGCTGGCGGCCGACGCGGCCACCCCCGCGCGAAATGCAGTCGTCTACTTCGAGCCGACCGACGTCGGTGCGCGGCCGTTCGCGCTCGGCGGCGGCCCGATGGGCGCGCCGCGGTTGCCGTGGTACGCGCGGGCGCGCATGCGGCTCGGCGGTGACGGCCCGCTCGAGGTCGGCTCGCTCGGGCTCACCGGCGTGCACGGTCGGCTGCGCGTTCAGTGGCGCGGCGAGGCCTACGACCTGGGCGCGATCGCGGTGCTGTTTCCCGCCTACTCGGGACGGGGTCCGTCGATCGAGCGGCCGCTCAAGGAGCTGCTCGTGTTCTTCGTCGTCTTGTTTGGCGTGTGCGGGGGGATTGCGGTGCTGACGGTGCGCGAGTTCGTGCAACCGGTCCGCGAACTGCAGCAGCGGGCCGACGCGATGGCGCGGGGCGAACTCGCCAAACCGGTCACGTCGTCGGGCGAATCGGACGAAATCGGCCGCTTGACGTTCGCGCTCGAGGAGATGCGGCGCGCGCTCGGCGAGAAGCTGCGGTCCACCGAG includes the following:
- a CDS encoding HAMP domain-containing protein; its protein translation is MGDATEHSDSRAPRGGDPPLAFKRLFVVPGVAITLAEAAAVVWPALALFDLPPEVRAPLSRAAIPLAAGALAIWFASIAAWLHPVQRAVAVRRRGEPLPKPLASRAYRATFRAPLRVLLLRVGLWAVVSAIAGAALVRAGAWGPRDVGHLVGMVCLHAFAVNLGRAAWYGAILRSVRERLFPEATRMRVFADGYFGRLALVALGVAGGASAAASAFVYFFVRLPREQFLELQALLPLGVGGATAALVGLARYWTRPIDRYLRDDGGEPTRVYRRAQELPYRLALATIGLWAAAAAAITVTARYTMDLDSDDAVLLFGVTVVLAVGAALYQALWHRETMRPLLAHLTVRHRLPLRRLRSSLSLRAKLLTSFGGVVAFACGLALLWGFIQYKNLVTGFVGRQAELGMAWLRSEVQAAIASAAEPPTPAAVERVLLAADAATPARNAVVYFEPTDVGARPFALGGGPMGAPRLPWYARARMRLGGDGPLEVGSLGLTGVHGRLRVQWRGEAYDLGAIAVLFPAYSGRGPSIERPLKELLVFFVVLFGVCGGIAVLTVREFVQPVRELQQRADAMARGELAKPVTSSGESDEIGRLTFALEEMRRALGEKLRSTEEVNLDLERAVQRRTADLAKKNRELAETLEKLTRAQSQLVRSEKMASIGQLVAGIAHEINNPVNAIVNTVGPLDDAIAALGDVPEADEMRQMIRVIQRGANRTKDIVRALHNYSRTDDESVVDVDLNRSLDDSLELLRHLLKGGIRVERSYGDVGRIRGHAGQLNQVFMNLLTNAAQAVAHTDGAEIRVSTDATPDAVVVRVSDNGPGIPPDVLPRIFDPFFTTKDVGEGTGLGLSIVHGIVERHGGTIEVDSAPGKGTTFTVTLPRGDVGAYAQSGSGTA
- a CDS encoding rhomboid family intramembrane serine protease; its protein translation is MASDGGGRWTEWLVAIAGALGFNKVRVRWKLQRIGTRWRRFVRRSEQRANHVRYAHKTCTACGSVQDRDAEACSRCGERLGRRGWQVLERIGVHAPALLSTSTWIAGLCALAYVGLVVDGGGGLASVDWMVLFRHGGQYPPAVDAGEYWRLLTALFLHAGIWHIGFNLVALAIVAPHVEELYGDAAIATVFVAGGLAASAASWQIGGAMSVGASGAVMALIGLAAAAGHREGTSAGRRIRNDMLKWLLYTTLFGLMMGADHAAHFGGFAAGGALGLAVRPAAVRTRRGRAVSRALGVACAAVAAVGAYWTWRPPASRYLAAIERDAAAEVARVVGDLRSRCDGGASGSGEPRDGAAGAPDAPGGGRDPACDELDALRRKCRYDVGDFLPPDSPPELHAFYEGVCDVLRDGRDRGDGR